The DNA region CCACGCGGCATTCGGCGGCGGAATAGATACGGCGTATTTCACGGGAACCTATAATATGGATCTGGGGAAATGGATCGACGAGCACCTGCCCTTTGGGACCTCGCTCTGCGTCCTGACCTGGAAATCCCGAAACGGCCAGCCGCCCATGATCGGCATGAACACCATCGGCAATTATCCAGGCGCCTTCCATATCAACGCCTATGGGGTAGGTGAGAACAAGACTTTCACCGCCGGGCCGAAGCTGTTCGAATACATGTTCCGCGCCCTGCATGCGTTTTATACCGAGCGAACGATTCCCCGGCCCTACGAGGCCATCCTCGAAGAGCACCGTGCGCTCGCGGCGGCTAATGTGTCGCGCCTTTCCGGCCGGGCGGTGAGTCTGGACTCCCTGGGCGGCAGCGACGCGGTTCCCTATTCGGAGGACATCCGCTGGTGGGTGGTAAGGAATTATCTGAAGGCGAAGGGCTGATGAAACTCACCCCCTGACCCCCTCTCTAATAGAGGGGGAAACAGAAGGCTCGCAACGAGTTATCTCCTCTCTATTATAGAGAGGAGACCAAGAGGTGAGTTTAGAAAAAGCGGGATTTCATTCAATAAAGTGTTTTTCAGAAGCCTTTCAAATCCCATGAATCACGGTTCAGACTTTCTTTCCTTTTGGACTATTTTTCCACTATCCCGATCAGCTCTTCCGAAGAGTCGATTATCCCCTGTTCGGCTTTGGGGGAGAAAGGGCTGATGAGCGCTGCATAGCCGTCCTCCAGGAACTCGTCGGCGGTCGGCAGATATCCGCCCATGGCGCCGGCCAAACCGACTACGAAGGTCTTTTTCACCGGCGACTGCTGCTTCACTTTCAACCCGATCTCGGAGAATACCTCGCAGGGGAATGTTACTATAGCGGTGTCGCCTATCCGGAACGCCTGCTGGTAAATGGTGATGGATTTGGCGCGGTTGGGATTGGCGACCCGTTTGGCGGCTTGCAGTCTCAACCCGGCCAGATAATTCTCCACCCGGAAGGAATCGAGCCTCCGTTTCCCGATATTGGCGGAATTCTCTTCCATCTTCTTGAGCGTTGCGGCGGCTTCATCAGCCTGTTTCTGAGCCTCTTCCACAGTCAGGTAGAAACTCTCGCGGGCCGGGAGGACAGTTGATTTCTGAGTAGCCTTCACCTCCACATTCTGCGCGGTTATTATAGCGGGGAGCGCTTTCAGTACCGCATCGCTCATCTGGTTTCCCTTCAATTCAGCATATTCGAAGGTGCGGAGGGGAACTGCCGCCCCGATGGCTGAAAGCTCGGCGGAATAGCCTACTTTGATGTCTCCCTGCGCCGACTGATAGAAGGCAACCCAGACATCATTTCCTACTTTTTTCTTTATTCCCTCGATGGCATAGTACGGCCAGTCTTCCGTGAACTTGTAGCTGTGGAGATCGAGTGTGGAAGGATGGCAGCCGTAATTGAATGCCACTCCGAGAAGCTTGCCCTTGGCATCCTCCACTTTTATAAGCCCCACTGTCGGGTCAGGGTGCACACCGCCGTAGAGCATGCGGCGGTCGTTGCGCCCCAATTCAAACACCCTGGTGATGTCGGTGCCGATCCGGCCGGGAACACGCTTCTTCCAGGCATCCACCGCGCTTGAGATGGAGCGCTCCACGAGGAGTTTGGAGTAGGCATCCTCCGGTCCTTGAATCGCCGGACCGGAATGGGTGTGGGTACAGCTTACCATGATGTTTTCAACCGGGATACCGGTCTCTTTGTTAACGCCATTGCGAACCTGGTCGAAGAGATTCCGTGAAATGTTCACTATCGCCACGGTCATGAACACAACGGTTGTTCCGTCTGATCCCTCGATCACCAGGCTGCGGGCATGAAGCTCGTCATGGATGCCGTCGGAAGGTTTCGTGCGGGCATATCCGGCCATGGCTGTGCCGATAGGAGCTGTGATGATGGTTTCACCCACCCCTACTTTAACCTCTGCGGATTTTGCACCAGCGGCCTGGGGAGCAGAAAATCCCAGACCGCAATAAACCAGAAAAAGAACTGCCGCCGCGCCGTAGACAAAAAAATACCTCGTCCAGCCGTTTCTCATGGTACTGACCTCCTTGTGTAAGATGTTAAAGCACAGTAAGAAAAAAAAACGCATAACCCTTTGCTGCGGGGTAGAATCCCCCCTGTCCTTTATTAAGGGGGGCAACCGATACCATCGGCGGTAGAATGGTTTTTCTATTTTATCTCCCTTAGTAAGGGGGATGTCACCGTAGGTGACAGGGGGATCATCTTTGGAGACCTCGCAACTTGCTGCGAGGAAGTTTTTTCAACGCGGAAATATATAGGGTATTACAGTATTTCCCTACTTTTTTTTCACAAAAAGCAGGATGCCTGCCGCAGTGAAAGCCAGTCCAGCGCCGGTCAGAAAAGCGGCGAACTGTCCGAACTCGTGCCAGAGCAGGCCGAACCCCGCGCTGGCCGGTAGCAGGGCGAACCCTTTTGCCGCGTTGTAGACCCCGTACGCAGAGCTCCGCCGTTCACGGGTGGAGAGCGCCGCCACCCATGCCCCCTCCGCCGGCTCGATCATGCCGATAGAAAGTCCGTATAGAATGAAAACGAGAATGAGCAGTATGTTCGAGTTGAAAGTCCCGAACGCAAGATAAATGATCGCATACAGGCCAAGCCCCGCCAGATAGACCGGTTTGGCGCTGAAACGGTCGGTGCTCTTTCCACCCGCCCAGGCGCCGGTTATTTTCATCGTGTGGTGGAACGCCCAGAGGAGAGCGATAAAGGGAGTGGACACCCCCACATCATGGAGTCTCAGGATCAGGAAAGCGTCGGATGAATTCCCCAGGGTGAACACGAACACCGCGGCGAGAAGGAGCCGGAAATCCCGGCTTAATTTCAAAGGGGCCGGTTTGGAAGGCAGAGTGTCTTTTTCGCTGTCGGAAAGCGGCGGTTCCCGCAGGGTAAACAGGATGATGAGAAGAACAATAGAGGGAATGGCCGCGCAGAGAATCACCTGTTTGATGGAGAATCCGAGGGAAGAGATAAGGAGAGCGGCGCACAGCGGCCCGATGACCGCTCCCGTGTGATCCATCATGCGCTGGAAGCCGAATGCAGTTCCGCGCCTCTCCGGAACGGTGGAATCGGCGATCATGGCGTCACGGGGCGCGCCGCGCATCCCTTTGCCCACCCGGTCGGAAAACCGGAGAAAGAGTACCATAGGCCACACGGTCGCCAGGGCGATCAGGGGGCGGGTAATTCCGGCCAGGGCATATCCGAATATCACGAACGGAGTTCTTCTCCGGATACGGTCCGACCAGAAACCACTCGCCAGTTTCAGAAACATGCCGGTGGTTTCCGCGACCCCTTCGATGATGCCGATAACCATCGGCCCTCCGCCGGGCAGGGCAGCGAGAAAAAGGGGAAGGAGCGGGAACACCATCTCGCTCGAGATGTCGTTCAGAAGGCTCAGAATTCCGAGCTTAATGACAATCTGGGGGATAGCTTTTTTCATGGAGAACGTTTCAGAGAAATGGAAAATAAGATGACGCCGGATACCGTGAACAGTCAACATAATATAAAGCGGCGGATTTTCCATACGCATATTTTTGAAAATTATAGTTCAAATAAATCTGGTATTCCGGGGGGGAACCCTTTAGATTAAAAGTCTGAACCATGATTCATGGGATGAAAGGATTGCCTTGATTGAAAGATTGTCTGAACCATGATTCGTAGGATTAAAGGATTACCTTGATTGAAACGAAAAAAATCAGGATAATCTTGAGCCAATTGCAAAAGTCATATTATTTTACGAAGCCCCCTTACTGTCCTTTGGACATCCTTCCCCCTGAAGGGGGCAGGACACGGCTTCATCGTGCCTGCGAAGCAGCAAAGACTGTGGAGCATCGACTTCCCTTGCCCCCCATTGGGGGGAAAGGGACTGAGGGTTAGGGGGCTAAAGTTAACAATTTGCCTTTTTTTAGTATAAAAACGACTTTTGCAATTGGCTCTCTTGTAATCATGTAAATCAAGGTTCAGACAATATGAGCAAACAAGACTATTGACTTCTTTCCGAAAATCGATATGAATGATACATTAAAAATCCTGCATATCAATTCTCAAACCTCCTGGGGAGGCGGCGAGAGTCAGACTCTGGCGCTTGTCCGGGGGCTTATGGAATGCGGACAGGAGAATATCCTCTTCTGCAAATCTTCCGGAGAGCTGGCACTGCGGGCGGGAAAAACAGGCATACCCGCCGTGCACCTTCCTTTTAGGGGCGAATTCGATATATATTCCGCCCTAAGACTCCGCGCCTATGTTAAAAGACGGGGGGTGAATATCGTGCACGCCCACGAGGCGCATGCCCACACGACTGCTTTCCTGGCGCTATTGGGGCTGGATTCATGCCGCCTGGTCGTTTCACGGAGGGTGGCTTTCCCGCTCCGCTCCCGGTTCAGCCGGAAAATCAAATACTCGAACGTGGTGAAAAAGATCATCGCCGTGTCAGACGCTGTGCGAAACAGTCTTATCGCGGAAGGTATCGAACCGGAGAGGATTGTCGTCATCCGGGACGGATTCTCGCCGGTGAATCTCGAAATGTCGGGAACTATCGCCGAACCGAGGCAAGCGTTCGGACTGACCGGTGAGCAGGTGGTGATCTCAACCGTGGGATCGCTCACCTCCAACAAGGCGCACCTCGTTCTCCTTCATGCGGCGCACATCCTGGTAAAGAAACACCCGGAAGCTATTTTTCTGTTTGCCGGAGAAGGGGAAATGCGTCCGCGGATAGAGAGTGAAATCCGCCGCCTCAGGTTGGAAAAACATGTCAGGCTCCTGGGATTCCGGGAAGATATTGCAACCGTGTACCGTGCCTCGGATATATATGCTGTATCCTCACGGGAAGAAGGCCTGTGCTCTTCCATCCTGGAAGCGATGTATTTCAGACTCCCTGTGGCGGCA from Candidatus Latescibacter sp. includes:
- a CDS encoding neutral/alkaline non-lysosomal ceramidase N-terminal domain-containing protein gives rise to the protein MRNGWTRYFFVYGAAAVLFLVYCGLGFSAPQAAGAKSAEVKVGVGETIITAPIGTAMAGYARTKPSDGIHDELHARSLVIEGSDGTTVVFMTVAIVNISRNLFDQVRNGVNKETGIPVENIMVSCTHTHSGPAIQGPEDAYSKLLVERSISSAVDAWKKRVPGRIGTDITRVFELGRNDRRMLYGGVHPDPTVGLIKVEDAKGKLLGVAFNYGCHPSTLDLHSYKFTEDWPYYAIEGIKKKVGNDVWVAFYQSAQGDIKVGYSAELSAIGAAVPLRTFEYAELKGNQMSDAVLKALPAIITAQNVEVKATQKSTVLPARESFYLTVEEAQKQADEAAATLKKMEENSANIGKRRLDSFRVENYLAGLRLQAAKRVANPNRAKSITIYQQAFRIGDTAIVTFPCEVFSEIGLKVKQQSPVKKTFVVGLAGAMGGYLPTADEFLEDGYAALISPFSPKAEQGIIDSSEELIGIVEK
- a CDS encoding MFS transporter; its protein translation is MKKAIPQIVIKLGILSLLNDISSEMVFPLLPLFLAALPGGGPMVIGIIEGVAETTGMFLKLASGFWSDRIRRRTPFVIFGYALAGITRPLIALATVWPMVLFLRFSDRVGKGMRGAPRDAMIADSTVPERRGTAFGFQRMMDHTGAVIGPLCAALLISSLGFSIKQVILCAAIPSIVLLIILFTLREPPLSDSEKDTLPSKPAPLKLSRDFRLLLAAVFVFTLGNSSDAFLILRLHDVGVSTPFIALLWAFHHTMKITGAWAGGKSTDRFSAKPVYLAGLGLYAIIYLAFGTFNSNILLILVFILYGLSIGMIEPAEGAWVAALSTRERRSSAYGVYNAAKGFALLPASAGFGLLWHEFGQFAAFLTGAGLAFTAAGILLFVKKK
- a CDS encoding glycosyltransferase: MNDTLKILHINSQTSWGGGESQTLALVRGLMECGQENILFCKSSGELALRAGKTGIPAVHLPFRGEFDIYSALRLRAYVKRRGVNIVHAHEAHAHTTAFLALLGLDSCRLVVSRRVAFPLRSRFSRKIKYSNVVKKIIAVSDAVRNSLIAEGIEPERIVVIRDGFSPVNLEMSGTIAEPRQAFGLTGEQVVISTVGSLTSNKAHLVLLHAAHILVKKHPEAIFLFAGEGEMRPRIESEIRRLRLEKHVRLLGFREDIATVYRASDIYAVSSREEGLCSSILEAMYFRLPVAATNTGGIPELVRHGVNGYLSPVNDPETLAEYLLTLIENPEKRREMGEQSAVLAEQNRMENTVEKTLAVYRSLLEDYYE